The window GACCCGCTCATCCCCTCTGTCCCGCCTCACCTCAATGAAAGACCTGGTCCTTGGGCTCGATCAACCTCACATCGCCAAAGTTCGCCTCATAACGTTTGAGATTGTCCTCGAGCGCACCGATGATTCTCTTGAGGTGTCCCGGGGTCACGACGACCCGGGCCACGAGGTGCGTCCCCGCGGGAGAGTTCAGGAGCCAGTCGATGATGAATTCCTCCGGCGTGTGGGACACCAGCATGTTGTTGCTGTACCGCCCACGGGACATCTCGTCGCCCGTGACGACTTGAATCATTCCCTGCGGTGGTGCTTTCGGTTCGTTCGCCATGGTCAGGACTCCCTGTGTGTTGTGTTACAGGACCGACATGATACCGTGAGGGGCTGGCGGTCGAGGACCTTTGACCGCTCGGCTCAATTCACCGGCCGCCGACGACCCCCTCCGGGAGAGCCCCCGGCTCCGGCGACCTTCAGCGTCACGGTGACCGAACGGCTCAGCGGGACAAGGCTGAGAAGGTCCGTCGCGGTGATCTGGAACTGCGCGGTCGTGTTCCCCGACTCGATCGGAGCCGTCATGCCGGCGGAAAGCAGTGCCGTATCACCGCTCCCCAGGCCGTTGATCCGGCTCGTCGACAACCGGACCGGCCAGGGGCCCGACGCCGACACCTGGTAGTTTTGACTGTCCGGGCTCATGTTGATCAGCCCCAGCGTGATGGCGCCCGTCGCACCGGGTGTCAGAGAAATCGTGGATGCCTGCGCCGCCAGCTCCATGTCGTCGCTGCCGCCATTGAGCGCCTCGGCGATGTCCTTGGCATTGCCTAAATCACCGCGACTGGCTTTCGGATCGCAGACCGTGAGCTCGATCCGGCTGAGGGCCTCATTGACGGTGCTGGCGCTGGTCAGGCGGGGGAGATCGAGAGGCCGTCCTCGCGTCAGACGACCCGTCTCGAGATTGAGCCAGACATCGAGGAGCGTCAGC of the Candidatus Dormiibacterota bacterium genome contains:
- a CDS encoding DUF3467 domain-containing protein, whose protein sequence is MANEPKAPPQGMIQVVTGDEMSRGRYSNNMLVSHTPEEFIIDWLLNSPAGTHLVARVVVTPGHLKRIIGALEDNLKRYEANFGDVRLIEPKDQVFH